The region ATTGCGTCCTGCCATAGCTCAGGTAGTTCAAGCTCAAAATGCTTTGGTGCAAAGGTTTTTAAGCGAAATTAGAGAAGACCTTGATGAAAATAATCCCAATCCTGACAATAATCGGTTGGCGAAAAATTTGCTGTTGATAAAGCGCGCGGCTCCTCGTAATAAAGCATATCAAAAATATATGCAAGACGGTGAGCTGAAAAAAATGGTCAACGACATTGAGGGCATATATCTGAGAGACAAGAAAATGAATGAACTGGACGATAATCTTTTCTATGTGGTGGAAGAAAGACAAAATAGCGTAGATCTTTGTGAAAAGGGACGCGATTTGCTTTCCCGCAAAGAAAAAGACCTCTTTGTAGTTCAGCTTCTCGATGAAATTTTAGCCGAAATTGATAACAATGAAACCCTCTCGGAACAGGAAAAACAACAGCAAAAAGCACTGCAAACCAATCGCTTTATGGATAAAAGCGAAAAATTGCACAATATCAATCAGTTACTTAGAGCTTTCACGCTCTTTGAAAATGACCAAGAATATGTGGTGATTGATAACAAAGTAATAATAGTGGATGAATTTACTGGTAGGCAAATGCCCGGTCGTCGTTTTTCCGATGGCTTGCATCAAGCGCTGGAAGCAAAAGAAAATGTGGAAATTGAAGCCGGCACTCAGACCTTTGCTACAGTCACTTTGCAGAACTATTTTCGGATGTATGAAAAATTATCTGGTATGACAGGCACCGCAGTAACTGAAGAAGCAGAATTTATGGAAATTTATAATCTGCCGGTGATGGTGATTCCAACAAATGTTCCCATCACTCGTATTGACCATGATGACCTGATTTATTTAAGCAAAAATGACAAATACCAGGCAATTATCAATGAAATAATCTACTGGCACGAAAGGCAGAAACCCGTCTTAGTTGGAACGGTGAGCGTAGAAGTGTCCGAAATTATTTCCCGTTTGCTAAAACGAAAAGGAATAGCGCATAATGTATTAAATGCTCGTCAACATCAACGCGAAGCGGAAATAATTGCAGAAGCCGGCCAACCTGGCGCGGTAACTATCGCCACTAATATGGCTGGTCGCGGAACAGACATAAAACTCGGCAAAGGTGTTGTAGAAGGCGTTTACGAAAGCTATTTAAATATACCCAGAACATTAACGGAGGAATATCCTTACGGTTTACCTTTGGATGGACTGCATGTGGTTGGCAGTGAAAGACATGAAAGTAGAAGAATAGATAGACAATTGCGTGGGAGAGCAGGCAGACAAGGTGATCCTGGAACCTCGCGCTTTTATCTTTCTTTGGAAGATGATTTGATGCGCCTTTTTGGTTCTGATAGAATAGCTCCGATGATGGTGAAAATGGGTTTGAAATCTGGAGATGTGATTCGCCATCCGTGGATGACCAAAGCAGTGGAAAAAGCCCAAAAGAGAGTGGAAGAACATAACTTTGAAATCCGCAGAGAGCTGTTAAAATATGATGAAGTAATGAATCAGCAACGCGAAGTAATATATTCATATAGGCGCAGCGTGCTGAAGGGATATGACCTTAAAAACGAAATTTTGGAAATGATCACCGAAGCCATAAATAATATGGTGGATGAAAATAT is a window of Candidatus Cloacimonas sp. DNA encoding:
- a CDS encoding SEC-C metal-binding domain-containing protein, which codes for LRPAIAQVVQAQNALVQRFLSEIREDLDENNPNPDNNRLAKNLLLIKRAAPRNKAYQKYMQDGELKKMVNDIEGIYLRDKKMNELDDNLFYVVEERQNSVDLCEKGRDLLSRKEKDLFVVQLLDEILAEIDNNETLSEQEKQQQKALQTNRFMDKSEKLHNINQLLRAFTLFENDQEYVVIDNKVIIVDEFTGRQMPGRRFSDGLHQALEAKENVEIEAGTQTFATVTLQNYFRMYEKLSGMTGTAVTEEAEFMEIYNLPVMVIPTNVPITRIDHDDLIYLSKNDKYQAIINEIIYWHERQKPVLVGTVSVEVSEIISRLLKRKGIAHNVLNARQHQREAEIIAEAGQPGAVTIATNMAGRGTDIKLGKGVVEGVYESYLNIPRTLTEEYPYGLPLDGLHVVGSERHESRRIDRQLRGRAGRQGDPGTSRFYLSLEDDLMRLFGSDRIAPMMVKMGLKSGDVIRHPWMTKAVEKAQKRVEEHNFEIRRELLKYDEVMNQQREVIYSYRRSVLKGYDLKNEILEMITEAINNMVDENIPPHSYPEDWNLEHICQWFQRNLNISIAVKDIASDHLNKELLLNTLLEYALTTYENKEKQIGSERLRDIERRSLLEVVDDEWRDHLHEMDLLKDGVYLRAYANKDPLIEYKKESYDLFQGLIARIQENVTRKVFTTYVLSQEQMENLLKNANMSHQELNAFLKAQQEQQMNQNMSAPPQYNNPVGEVEKTRPIKVAPKVGRNDPCPCGSGKKYKKCCGMFDTEE